The following proteins are co-located in the Echinicola sp. 20G genome:
- a CDS encoding RagB/SusD family nutrient uptake outer membrane protein, which produces MKKIQKHIKTWMKVALMTLLLTSCADLLDEQPRSNFEPGFFETEAGVLGGLTSMYAHLRYIYGQAYYYNTCQTGTDEVTYAQSADQNFLVMDLSGQGVIDASNSRADVVWSTAFSNINTASGVIKFGVEAGVSAELIAEARFFRAFDYFLLVQTFGGVPLDLGSGELEFNTNPVRTSVRNTVSEVYTKAIFPDLIAAVNDLPEVGRLTGTATKTLARLYLSKAYLTYAWWLENPNNIPTYPDVQRVDPDGHDAQWYFQQAYNVALEGINNPGPFGLQETFYDVNFAPNDRNNELLLYADHTQNSEFYNGGSLTYGSGGAPDNFAGWMMTWNYTVIRSSSSSSQWANDIESVRRAAEQAIGRPWTRMCPTIGAITNTFADKANDSRYDGTFTTVYRANTDKSPSIGGPIYNANMMEVQAGDAILTFLDEDPGQPITYPTPTSLGGNIGAGILPGRSDFVIAPSGVSRIVYPGLWKLGPYRTDSGDGLGQPNAGSTRPFNIAKFSELYFVAAEAAAKGATGPQSARDLINVIRARAGKWSWDNNENQERIEDNSSAMVAATPATVDVNYILLERSREYFGEGYRWYDLIRTQKWNELAGTYMIGGRNYGDHTPQTVIRTIEPHHYLRPIPQGQMDSMEGDNESYQNPGY; this is translated from the coding sequence ATGAAAAAGATACAAAAACATATAAAAACATGGATGAAAGTTGCCTTAATGACATTGCTTCTTACATCATGTGCCGATCTTCTGGATGAACAGCCTCGTAGTAATTTCGAACCGGGCTTTTTTGAAACAGAGGCTGGTGTTCTAGGTGGATTGACTTCCATGTACGCTCACTTGCGCTATATTTACGGACAGGCTTATTATTATAATACTTGCCAAACCGGAACAGATGAAGTGACCTATGCACAGAGTGCAGACCAAAACTTCCTAGTGATGGATTTGAGTGGCCAAGGGGTAATTGATGCTTCCAACAGCCGTGCAGATGTTGTGTGGAGTACTGCCTTTTCAAATATCAATACAGCCAGTGGGGTTATCAAATTTGGCGTTGAAGCGGGTGTTTCAGCAGAACTTATTGCTGAAGCCAGGTTTTTTAGAGCATTTGATTATTTCCTACTGGTACAAACCTTTGGAGGTGTTCCCTTGGATCTAGGATCAGGGGAATTGGAATTTAATACAAATCCTGTAAGAACATCTGTGCGAAACACAGTGTCAGAAGTATATACCAAGGCTATATTCCCAGACTTGATTGCAGCAGTAAATGATCTGCCAGAGGTGGGGAGACTGACAGGTACGGCCACTAAAACTTTGGCGCGACTTTACTTGTCTAAGGCCTATCTAACTTATGCATGGTGGTTAGAAAATCCAAATAATATTCCAACTTACCCAGATGTGCAGCGTGTTGATCCAGATGGTCATGACGCACAATGGTATTTTCAGCAGGCCTATAATGTTGCATTGGAAGGGATAAATAACCCTGGGCCTTTTGGACTGCAAGAAACATTTTATGATGTTAATTTTGCTCCGAACGATCGTAATAATGAATTGTTATTATATGCGGATCATACACAAAATAGTGAATTTTATAACGGAGGAAGCCTGACTTACGGAAGTGGTGGTGCTCCGGATAACTTTGCGGGCTGGATGATGACTTGGAATTATACCGTAATAAGAAGTAGTTCTTCCAGCTCCCAATGGGCAAATGATATAGAGTCCGTAAGGCGGGCAGCAGAGCAGGCTATAGGACGTCCATGGACCCGTATGTGCCCTACAATAGGAGCTATTACCAATACATTTGCTGATAAAGCCAACGATTCTAGATATGATGGTACCTTTACTACCGTCTATCGAGCAAATACTGACAAGTCGCCTTCAATCGGAGGCCCCATCTATAATGCTAATATGATGGAAGTTCAGGCAGGAGATGCTATCCTTACTTTTTTGGATGAAGACCCTGGCCAACCTATTACTTACCCAACGCCAACAAGTTTGGGAGGGAATATTGGAGCGGGGATTTTACCTGGAAGATCAGACTTTGTTATTGCGCCAAGTGGTGTTAGCAGGATCGTTTATCCTGGTCTTTGGAAATTAGGTCCTTACCGTACCGACAGCGGGGATGGGCTAGGACAGCCTAATGCAGGTAGCACTCGGCCTTTCAATATCGCTAAGTTTTCAGAGTTGTATTTTGTTGCAGCAGAGGCAGCTGCAAAAGGGGCCACTGGTCCTCAAAGCGCCCGAGACCTGATCAATGTTATTCGTGCCCGGGCCGGTAAATGGAGTTGGGATAATAATGAAAATCAAGAGAGAATTGAGGATAATAGTTCTGCAATGGTGGCTGCAACGCCTGCAACAGTTGACGTGAATTATATATTGCTTGAGCGCTCACGTGAGTATTTTGGCGAGGGCTACCGTTGGTATGATTTAATTCGAACCCAAAAATGGAATGAACTAGCAGGAACATACATGATTGGAGGCAGAAATTATGGGGATCATACTCCACAAACGGTTATCCGAACTATCGAACCTCATCATTATCTAAGACCTATCCCACAAGGACAAATGGACTCGATGGAAGGTGATAATGAAAGTTACCAAAACCCAGGGTATTAA
- the uxuA gene encoding mannonate dehydratase, protein MALIQTWRWYGPNDPVSLKDIKQAGAAGVVSALHQIPHGDEWPIALIMERKRQIEEAGLKWSVVESVPVHEAIKTRNEHCEFYLENYRKTLKNLSFCGIKTVCYNFMPVLDWTRTELELPLENGAKALYLNWVDLAVFDIKVLKRADASSFYQEAILEQVEERYANMSPEKLDELIEVILMGVPTEGGVTLENLQESIEIYKGIGKKGLQENLIYFLSSISTVCEEEGIQMTIHPDDPPFAILGLPRIASTKEDLEHILRAVDKPFNGICFCTGSLGAGSHNDLPKILDAVGDRVYFTHLRNVKKDRLGNFYESDHLDGDVDMYAIMRKLVELNAKRELSIPFRPDHGHQMLDDLNKVTNPGYSAIGRLKGLAELRGLEMGIAKTLMIQE, encoded by the coding sequence ATGGCATTGATCCAAACTTGGCGATGGTACGGGCCCAACGACCCGGTAAGTCTTAAAGATATCAAACAGGCAGGAGCAGCAGGAGTGGTTTCTGCCTTACACCAAATTCCCCATGGTGATGAATGGCCAATAGCGCTGATCATGGAACGAAAGCGGCAAATTGAAGAAGCAGGTTTAAAGTGGTCTGTGGTAGAAAGTGTACCAGTGCATGAGGCAATAAAAACCCGTAATGAACACTGTGAATTTTATCTGGAAAATTACAGGAAAACATTAAAGAACCTTTCTTTTTGCGGCATAAAAACAGTTTGTTACAATTTTATGCCCGTTTTAGATTGGACAAGAACTGAACTGGAATTGCCACTGGAGAATGGTGCCAAAGCACTTTATCTGAACTGGGTTGATTTGGCTGTGTTTGATATAAAGGTGTTGAAGAGAGCTGATGCATCGTCTTTTTACCAAGAAGCAATCCTAGAGCAAGTAGAAGAAAGGTATGCCAATATGTCCCCTGAAAAACTGGATGAACTTATCGAAGTTATTTTAATGGGGGTGCCAACTGAGGGGGGAGTTACATTGGAAAATCTGCAGGAAAGTATAGAGATTTATAAGGGGATAGGAAAGAAAGGGCTGCAGGAAAACTTGATCTACTTTTTATCCAGTATATCAACTGTATGTGAGGAAGAAGGAATTCAAATGACCATTCACCCTGATGATCCTCCATTTGCTATTTTGGGCTTGCCAAGAATTGCTTCTACCAAGGAGGATCTGGAGCATATACTTCGAGCGGTTGACAAACCCTTCAATGGAATTTGTTTTTGTACAGGGTCGCTTGGGGCAGGAAGTCATAATGACCTGCCTAAAATTCTGGATGCTGTAGGTGACAGGGTTTACTTTACGCATCTCAGAAATGTGAAAAAAGATAGGTTGGGTAATTTTTACGAATCAGACCATTTGGACGGGGATGTGGATATGTATGCGATTATGAGGAAGCTGGTGGAGTTGAATGCTAAAAGAGAACTGTCCATTCCATTCAGGCCTGATCATGGCCACCAAATGCTGGACGATCTAAATAAAGTGACCAATCCCGGGTATTCTGCCATTGGAAGACTTAAAGGCTTGGCCGAGCTGAGGGGACTGGAAATGGGAATAGCCAAAACTTTAATGATTCAAGAATAA
- a CDS encoding glycosyl hydrolase 115 family protein — MNKLRNLNYFLAALIFLLSNSYTMARQDKHIVKEVGGYGRFPLVDNIAVPLIVDAAADEGVMIAAKNFQKDIRAVTGKEPDLERSSTIPEAQNVVIIGTIGKGGLIDQLVDSGKLKVSGVSGKWETFTVETIDQPFPGVEQALVIAGSDKRGTIFGIYEMSEQIGVSPWYWWADVPVKEKSALFVMNTKHSLGTPAVKYRGIFINDEAPALAGWATEKFGGFNHQFYEKVYELILRLKGNFLWPAMWGRALYDDDPMNAALADQYGVVISTSHHEPLMRAHVEWSRYGEGDWNYSTNAERLQEFWRTGIERMGNNESIVTLGMRGDGDEPMSEESNIALLEKIVEDQREIIRNVTQKPIEATPQVWALYKEVQEYYDKGMRVPDDVTLLLCDDNWGNVRKLPAIGVKQHSGGYGMYYHYDYVGGPRNYKWLNTNPIPRIWEQMHLTYEHGVDRIWIVNVGDIKPMELPITFFLDYAWNPQQWRADRLPEYTTQWARDQFGSGLENEIAEILDQYAKFNSRRKPEMLDQLTYSLTNYQEADRVVEDYNALAAKAQEIYDQLDPTYKAAYFQLVLFPVLACSNLNEMYLAVAKNHLYATQGNALTNEMAEKVERLFAKDAELAKAYHELKDGKWNHMMDQTHIGYTYWQQPEKNAMPELNTISLPQQGSLGVSVPGSLAFYPDHKSVRLSELSPYQVEEAFVILFNRGSSSVPYEVIKKPEWLMIEKEKGILVDQEQLKVTVDWDNVALGKVEGEVILQSAQDKVSIKVPVHKFQVPDDFEGFVESEGYVSIEAPHFSRQEAIAPVEWQVLPDLGKTGSSLTAFPVSYKEKSEEDLQNFVTYNAYFTSEGPVTIHVYLSPTLNFKNTPEGLRFGISVDDEAPQIISMHYDESGKLWDKWVGENINIQKSEHVIDGPGEHSIKLWLIDRAVVIQKIVIDTGGLKESYLGPQESFMHFSTSNP, encoded by the coding sequence ATGAATAAACTCAGGAACCTTAACTATTTTTTAGCTGCATTGATTTTCCTTTTGTCGAACTCCTATACAATGGCTCGGCAGGATAAGCATATTGTCAAGGAAGTTGGCGGTTACGGGCGCTTTCCCCTTGTTGATAACATAGCAGTTCCATTAATAGTGGATGCTGCTGCCGATGAAGGGGTAATGATCGCAGCCAAGAATTTTCAAAAAGATATCAGGGCTGTTACTGGCAAGGAGCCAGATTTAGAAAGGTCAAGTACCATCCCTGAGGCTCAAAATGTGGTCATCATTGGAACCATTGGGAAAGGAGGGCTTATTGATCAGCTGGTGGACTCTGGCAAACTAAAAGTATCCGGAGTTTCAGGGAAGTGGGAAACGTTTACTGTGGAAACCATAGACCAGCCTTTCCCAGGAGTAGAGCAAGCTTTGGTGATTGCGGGCAGTGATAAGCGAGGAACCATTTTTGGGATTTATGAGATGTCAGAGCAAATTGGCGTTAGCCCTTGGTATTGGTGGGCAGACGTTCCGGTAAAAGAAAAGTCGGCACTTTTTGTAATGAACACGAAACATAGTTTAGGAACTCCAGCAGTTAAATATCGGGGCATTTTTATCAATGACGAAGCGCCTGCATTGGCAGGTTGGGCAACGGAAAAATTTGGAGGCTTCAATCATCAGTTTTATGAAAAAGTTTATGAGTTGATTCTTCGGTTAAAGGGCAACTTTCTTTGGCCAGCCATGTGGGGAAGGGCCTTATATGATGATGATCCCATGAATGCGGCCTTGGCCGATCAGTATGGTGTGGTGATCAGTACCTCTCATCACGAGCCCTTGATGCGGGCGCATGTCGAGTGGAGCCGATATGGTGAAGGTGATTGGAATTATTCCACCAATGCTGAGCGACTCCAAGAGTTTTGGAGGACAGGGATTGAACGGATGGGAAATAACGAAAGTATTGTAACTTTAGGGATGCGTGGAGATGGTGATGAGCCAATGAGTGAGGAAAGCAATATCGCCTTGTTGGAAAAAATAGTTGAGGACCAAAGGGAAATTATTCGGAATGTCACCCAAAAGCCCATTGAAGCTACACCTCAGGTATGGGCACTTTACAAAGAAGTACAGGAATATTATGACAAAGGTATGCGAGTACCGGATGATGTGACCCTGTTATTGTGCGATGATAATTGGGGAAATGTCAGGAAATTGCCAGCGATAGGAGTAAAGCAACACTCGGGAGGATACGGGATGTATTACCACTATGACTATGTGGGCGGACCAAGGAATTATAAATGGCTCAATACCAATCCGATTCCAAGGATTTGGGAGCAGATGCACTTGACTTATGAGCATGGCGTGGACAGGATTTGGATTGTCAATGTAGGCGATATCAAACCAATGGAATTGCCTATCACGTTTTTCTTGGATTATGCATGGAATCCACAGCAATGGCGAGCTGATCGGCTTCCAGAATACACGACCCAATGGGCTCGTGATCAATTTGGGTCAGGGCTGGAAAATGAAATTGCTGAGATTTTGGACCAATATGCTAAATTCAATAGCAGAAGAAAGCCTGAAATGTTGGATCAGCTTACTTACAGTTTGACGAACTATCAAGAAGCTGACCGTGTAGTGGAGGATTATAATGCATTGGCAGCAAAAGCTCAGGAAATATATGATCAACTGGATCCAACCTACAAAGCAGCCTATTTTCAGCTGGTGTTGTTTCCTGTATTGGCCTGTTCCAATCTGAACGAGATGTACTTGGCGGTAGCAAAAAATCATTTGTATGCAACGCAAGGCAATGCACTTACCAATGAAATGGCAGAGAAGGTTGAAAGGCTTTTTGCCAAAGATGCGGAATTGGCTAAAGCCTATCATGAGTTGAAGGATGGCAAATGGAACCATATGATGGACCAAACCCATATTGGTTACACCTACTGGCAACAACCAGAAAAAAACGCCATGCCAGAGTTGAATACAATCAGTCTGCCCCAGCAGGGAAGTTTAGGGGTAAGTGTTCCAGGGAGCTTGGCATTTTATCCTGATCATAAAAGCGTAAGACTTTCTGAGTTGAGCCCTTACCAAGTAGAGGAGGCTTTTGTCATTCTTTTCAATCGAGGAAGTTCTTCTGTTCCGTATGAAGTAATTAAAAAGCCTGAGTGGCTTATGATCGAAAAGGAAAAAGGAATTTTAGTAGATCAGGAGCAACTCAAAGTGACTGTTGATTGGGATAATGTGGCGCTGGGAAAAGTAGAAGGAGAGGTTATTCTGCAATCGGCCCAAGATAAAGTAAGCATAAAGGTACCTGTCCATAAGTTCCAAGTGCCTGATGACTTTGAAGGGTTTGTGGAAAGTGAAGGATATGTTTCTATTGAAGCACCCCATTTTTCAAGGCAAGAAGCAATTGCTCCAGTGGAATGGCAAGTTCTTCCCGATTTAGGAAAAACAGGGTCAAGTTTGACTGCTTTTCCTGTGTCATATAAGGAGAAAAGCGAAGAGGATCTGCAGAATTTTGTAACCTATAATGCTTATTTTACATCGGAAGGGCCCGTGACCATTCATGTATACCTTTCTCCCACATTGAATTTTAAAAATACTCCAGAGGGTTTGCGGTTTGGCATTTCAGTGGATGATGAAGCCCCTCAGATTATTTCCATGCATTATGACGAAAGTGGAAAGCTTTGGGATAAATGGGTAGGTGAGAATATCAATATTCAGAAAAGTGAACATGTGATTGATGGACCCGGTGAACACAGTATCAAGCTTTGGTTGATAGACCGGGCTGTCGTCATTCAGAAAATTGTGATAGATACAGGGGGGCTCAAAGAAAGTTATTTAGGCCCCCAAGAAAGCTTTATGCATTTTTCAACATCAAATCCTTAA
- a CDS encoding sialate O-acetylesterase: MILSKQIPRCLIFLLILCSSTIQLRAEIRLPHLISDGMVLQRNQEIRIWGWADEGETVQVEFQEFKECVVTKKDGMWEAFFPAMKEGGPYFIDILGKDNHIHISDIWFGDVWICSGQSNMEQTMARVEPMFPDEVKKANNPAIRYFDVRDDYNFENELLDVKGGKWISASQNDIKQFSAVAYFFAQKVHEKYNVPIGLINASVGGSPIQSWIREDELNRFPKDYKEAVRFQNPNLIKEIEQRDRERRKDWLLDLRKKDQGYSNPKEYWYDINYKPENWEDMARLNKLPVVEGKYPENGVYWFRKEFFIQNKSAEDMEAYLLLGTIVDSDSVYINGQFVGATAYQYPPRRYSVNKNVLRHGKNVLVARVINERGLGGFVKDKPYQIELNGEIIDLKYDWKYKQGAAMPALPEQTFIRFKPLGLYNAMIAPLKQFSVKGVLWYQGESNVGEAYHYKEQMAALIEGWRKAWDKTDLPFLFVQLPNFMTPSHAPHSGTWPQIREAQRKTLEIQHTGMAVTIDVGEANDIHPLNKKTVGERLALQAFKIAYGETKGVFSGPTIKKAEISNDMIILSFEDVGGGLVTSGAGYPDGFAISGQDGEFKWARAKILENKIILECNDITDPKKVSYGWANNPDRANLYNLEGLPASPFEIEVE, encoded by the coding sequence ATGATTTTATCAAAACAAATCCCTAGATGCCTGATCTTCCTTTTGATATTGTGTTCTTCAACTATTCAACTCAGAGCGGAAATTCGCCTTCCTCATTTGATCAGTGATGGTATGGTATTGCAAAGAAACCAAGAGATTCGGATTTGGGGATGGGCAGATGAAGGAGAAACGGTACAGGTAGAATTTCAAGAGTTCAAGGAGTGTGTGGTTACTAAAAAAGATGGAATGTGGGAGGCATTTTTCCCTGCCATGAAAGAGGGAGGACCCTATTTTATCGATATTTTGGGAAAGGATAATCATATTCATATAAGTGATATTTGGTTCGGGGATGTATGGATTTGTTCCGGTCAATCAAATATGGAACAAACAATGGCTAGAGTTGAGCCAATGTTTCCTGATGAAGTGAAGAAGGCAAATAACCCGGCCATAAGATACTTTGATGTTAGAGATGATTATAATTTTGAAAATGAACTTTTGGACGTGAAGGGAGGAAAGTGGATTTCAGCAAGTCAGAATGACATAAAGCAGTTTTCCGCTGTAGCCTATTTTTTTGCCCAAAAGGTACATGAAAAATATAATGTTCCAATAGGGCTGATCAACGCAAGTGTAGGTGGATCACCCATACAATCATGGATCAGGGAAGATGAGCTCAATCGTTTTCCGAAGGACTATAAAGAAGCAGTTCGATTTCAGAATCCGAACCTGATCAAAGAAATTGAACAACGTGATAGGGAAAGAAGAAAGGATTGGCTACTTGATCTTAGGAAAAAAGATCAAGGATATTCAAACCCTAAAGAATATTGGTATGATATAAACTATAAACCTGAAAACTGGGAAGATATGGCTCGTTTAAATAAACTTCCAGTGGTAGAAGGTAAATACCCTGAAAATGGCGTTTATTGGTTTAGAAAGGAGTTTTTTATCCAAAATAAAAGTGCAGAAGATATGGAGGCCTATTTATTGTTAGGGACCATTGTGGATAGTGATTCAGTCTATATTAACGGACAGTTTGTTGGAGCAACTGCTTACCAATATCCTCCAAGAAGGTATAGTGTGAATAAAAATGTTTTACGCCATGGGAAAAATGTTTTGGTCGCCCGGGTTATAAATGAAAGAGGCTTGGGAGGTTTTGTAAAAGATAAGCCATACCAAATTGAACTAAATGGAGAAATAATTGACCTAAAATATGATTGGAAATACAAGCAGGGAGCTGCCATGCCAGCTTTACCAGAACAAACTTTCATTAGGTTCAAGCCATTAGGCTTGTATAATGCCATGATAGCTCCACTAAAACAATTTTCAGTGAAAGGTGTGTTATGGTATCAAGGAGAATCCAATGTAGGGGAAGCCTATCACTACAAAGAACAGATGGCTGCTTTAATTGAAGGATGGAGAAAGGCATGGGATAAAACAGATTTACCATTTCTCTTTGTGCAATTGCCAAATTTTATGACACCTTCGCATGCCCCTCATTCCGGTACCTGGCCCCAGATTAGGGAAGCCCAGAGAAAAACATTGGAAATTCAACATACAGGAATGGCGGTGACCATTGATGTTGGTGAAGCGAACGATATTCATCCTTTAAACAAAAAGACCGTTGGCGAGAGGTTGGCCTTACAGGCTTTTAAAATTGCTTATGGAGAAACAAAAGGTGTATTTTCTGGTCCAACAATTAAAAAAGCTGAAATTTCAAATGATATGATAATTCTTAGCTTTGAGGATGTTGGAGGAGGTTTGGTAACTAGTGGAGCTGGTTATCCCGATGGGTTCGCTATTTCAGGCCAGGATGGAGAATTCAAATGGGCAAGAGCCAAGATATTAGAAAATAAGATCATTCTTGAATGTAATGATATTACTGATCCCAAAAAAGTCAGCTATGGATGGGCCAATAATCCAGATAGGGCAAACCTCTATAATCTGGAAGGTCTACCAGCTTCCCCGTTTGAGATTGAGGTTGAATAA
- a CDS encoding RNA polymerase sigma factor: MKNAQNNTLNVNEPGSAKLLMQHSKVMIAYTEKSDSHVWESFKRGEEKAFNYIYREHVRQLYNYGMQVCKEDEWVRDSLQMMFVDLRKRRSRLGEVKSIKGYLFTVFHRTLFKLIKSKRKGMGTFVSLNKEDNSFFIEASHETKLIAEEFSYERKNDIEAALNKLSQRERQAIILLYREELSYKEIAEIMDFKEVKTARTLVYRAMNKLKGIFNV; the protein is encoded by the coding sequence ATGAAAAATGCCCAAAATAATACACTAAATGTAAATGAACCAGGATCTGCTAAGTTGTTGATGCAGCACAGTAAGGTGATGATAGCCTATACCGAGAAATCTGACAGCCACGTTTGGGAATCCTTTAAGCGAGGAGAGGAAAAAGCTTTTAACTACATATACAGAGAGCATGTAAGGCAACTGTATAATTATGGTATGCAAGTTTGCAAAGAAGATGAATGGGTGAGGGACAGTCTGCAAATGATGTTTGTGGACCTAAGAAAAAGGAGGAGTAGACTGGGAGAAGTGAAAAGTATCAAAGGCTATTTATTTACTGTTTTTCATCGGACACTTTTTAAGTTGATCAAAAGCAAAAGGAAAGGCATGGGGACATTTGTTTCCCTTAATAAAGAAGACAACAGTTTTTTCATAGAAGCCTCCCATGAGACCAAGCTAATAGCAGAAGAGTTCAGCTACGAAAGAAAAAATGACATTGAGGCGGCTCTAAATAAATTGTCTCAAAGGGAGAGACAAGCGATAATACTTCTTTACAGGGAAGAACTTTCCTACAAGGAAATTGCCGAGATTATGGATTTCAAAGAAGTGAAAACAGCCCGCACACTAGTATACCGCGCTATGAACAAGCTCAAAGGAATATTTAACGTTTGA
- a CDS encoding FecR family protein, with protein MKYDQFEVEDFLNDEFFIQWVKHPGDETDHFWLKWIGEHPEKLHLIQKAREIILFIDYKDKSVLSDKYYMDLYENIVEKSNITIPDHEVKFPWKNWHKVAAILIVVVSSVYCLRHFLSNDKMISSSDVPEMITKCNPSGQKTGFRLPDGTVVYLNASSKLTYPSVFKEDERRVSMKGEAYFDVAEDKERPFIIETGDDIIKVLGTSFNLVHSNNELKVALVKGSVAYEDAEGNTVRIKPNQMLVKDKNGKVSKTPFDMLEVTGWKDKYLIFKDDGFVELSSKLEKWFGVKIVSDLKVDSTWSYSGVYHDKSLEYVLEGISIASDFDFKINQKKITITNPNNK; from the coding sequence ATGAAATACGACCAATTTGAAGTAGAGGACTTTCTCAATGATGAGTTTTTTATCCAGTGGGTAAAACATCCAGGGGATGAAACAGATCATTTCTGGCTAAAATGGATTGGAGAGCATCCAGAAAAGCTTCATTTAATTCAAAAGGCCAGAGAAATAATCCTGTTTATCGATTATAAGGACAAAAGCGTGCTTTCTGATAAGTATTATATGGATTTGTATGAAAATATTGTAGAGAAAAGCAATATCACAATACCTGACCATGAGGTTAAGTTTCCTTGGAAAAATTGGCATAAAGTAGCCGCGATCCTCATTGTAGTAGTTTCAAGTGTTTATTGCCTTCGGCATTTTTTATCAAATGACAAGATGATTTCTTCATCGGATGTGCCAGAAATGATCACCAAATGTAATCCTAGTGGTCAAAAAACAGGATTTAGGTTACCTGATGGCACAGTGGTATACCTCAATGCAAGTAGTAAATTAACCTATCCATCAGTATTTAAAGAGGATGAAAGAAGGGTGTCCATGAAAGGAGAAGCTTATTTTGATGTGGCAGAAGACAAAGAGCGTCCATTCATTATTGAGACCGGGGACGATATAATCAAAGTTTTAGGGACTTCATTTAATCTAGTTCATTCCAATAATGAATTGAAAGTAGCCTTGGTAAAGGGGAGTGTTGCTTATGAAGATGCAGAGGGAAATACCGTGAGAATTAAACCCAACCAGATGTTGGTCAAAGATAAGAATGGTAAAGTCTCCAAAACTCCTTTTGACATGCTGGAAGTAACTGGTTGGAAAGACAAATACCTGATTTTTAAAGATGATGGTTTTGTAGAGCTTAGCAGCAAACTTGAAAAATGGTTTGGTGTGAAAATAGTCTCTGATCTCAAGGTAGACAGTACTTGGTCATACTCTGGGGTATATCATGACAAATCCTTAGAATATGTGCTGGAAGGTATCAGTATCGCTTCGGATTTTGACTTTAAAATCAATCAAAAAAAAATAACAATTACTAACCCAAACAATAAATAA